One region of Enterobacter ludwigii genomic DNA includes:
- the thiQ gene encoding thiamine ABC transporter ATP-binding protein ThiQ — protein MLKLIDVTWLYQHLPMRFTLSARQGEMIAVLGPSGAGKSTLLNLIAGFLQPASGSIMIENHDHTRTPPARRPVSMLFQENNLFTHLTVRQNIALGMDPGLKLNDTQRQKLEIIAGQMGITGFIDRLPGELSGGQRQRVALARCLVREQPVLLLDEPFSALDPALRQEMLALVQEVCQRQKLTMLMVSHSIEDAARIAPRSVVIAEGRILWDGETEALVSGKASASQLLGIG, from the coding sequence ATGTTAAAACTGATTGATGTAACCTGGCTCTACCAGCACCTGCCAATGCGCTTCACGCTTTCTGCCCGCCAGGGAGAGATGATTGCGGTTCTGGGCCCAAGTGGAGCAGGAAAAAGCACGTTGCTCAATCTGATAGCCGGGTTTCTGCAACCGGCAAGCGGGTCAATAATGATTGAAAACCACGATCATACCCGCACGCCACCCGCCCGGCGTCCGGTGTCGATGCTGTTTCAGGAAAATAATCTTTTCACCCATCTTACCGTACGGCAGAACATCGCCCTGGGGATGGATCCGGGGTTAAAACTGAACGATACCCAGCGCCAGAAGCTGGAGATTATTGCCGGGCAGATGGGGATCACCGGGTTTATCGACCGTCTGCCAGGGGAGCTTTCCGGCGGTCAACGCCAGCGTGTCGCGCTGGCGCGTTGTCTGGTACGCGAGCAGCCTGTTCTGTTGCTGGACGAGCCCTTCTCTGCACTCGACCCGGCGCTGCGCCAGGAAATGCTGGCTCTGGTACAGGAGGTCTGCCAGCGTCAGAAGCTCACCATGTTGATGGTATCGCACAGCATTGAGGATGCCGCGAGGATTGCTCCGCGATCGGTGGTGATCGCGGAGGGTCGCATTCTATGGGATGGCGAAACGGAAGCACTGGTAAGTGGGAAAGCGAGCGCATCACAGCTTCTGGGTATTGGTTAA
- the thiP gene encoding thiamine/thiamine pyrophosphate ABC transporter permease ThiP: MATRRQPLIPGWLIPGLLAAMLMVAVSLGAFLALWLNAPESDLLSLWHDSYLWHVIRFSFWQAFLSALLSVTPAIFLARALYRRRFPGRQALLRLCAMTLILPVLVAVFGILSVYGRQGWLSSLFGLLGLEWHFSPYGLQGILLAHVFFNMPMATRLFLQALENIPGEQRQLAAQLGMRGWSFFRFVEWPWLCRQIPPVAALIFMLCFASFATVLSLGGGPQATTIELAIYQALSYDYDPGRAALLAIVQMVCCLVLVLLSQRLSKAISPGSNQITGWRDPQDSLRSRITDISLITLALLLMLPPLMAVIIDGLNLNLLSVLQQSVLWQTTWTSLRIALAAGLLCVILTMMLLWSSRELYACHARKAGQALELTGMLILAMPGIVLATGFFLLFNSTVGLPESADGIVIFTNALMAIPYALKVLENPMRDVNSRYALLCQSLGIQGWQRLRVVELRALKRPLAQALAFACVLSIGDFGVVALFGNEDFRTLPYWLYQQIGSYRSQDGAVTALLLLLLCFALFTVIEKLPGRDVKTD; this comes from the coding sequence ATGGCAACGCGCCGTCAGCCGCTAATTCCCGGCTGGTTAATTCCTGGGCTGCTCGCCGCCATGCTGATGGTGGCGGTCAGCCTGGGCGCTTTTCTTGCATTGTGGTTGAACGCGCCAGAGAGTGACCTGCTCTCCCTCTGGCACGACAGCTATCTCTGGCACGTTATCCGCTTTTCTTTCTGGCAGGCGTTTCTCTCTGCCCTGCTGTCGGTGACCCCCGCCATTTTCCTTGCTCGTGCGCTTTATCGCAGGCGTTTCCCCGGCAGGCAGGCGCTGCTGCGCCTGTGCGCCATGACGCTGATCCTGCCCGTGCTGGTAGCCGTGTTTGGCATCCTGAGCGTTTATGGTCGTCAGGGCTGGCTGTCTTCACTGTTCGGCCTGCTCGGTCTGGAGTGGCATTTCTCGCCATACGGGCTTCAGGGCATCCTGCTGGCGCACGTCTTTTTCAATATGCCGATGGCGACACGGCTCTTTTTACAGGCGCTGGAAAATATCCCCGGCGAGCAGCGCCAGCTTGCGGCACAGCTGGGCATGCGCGGCTGGTCTTTCTTCCGCTTTGTTGAATGGCCGTGGCTGTGCCGCCAAATCCCGCCAGTTGCCGCGCTGATCTTCATGCTCTGCTTTGCCAGCTTTGCTACCGTGCTTTCACTGGGTGGTGGACCGCAGGCAACAACCATTGAGCTGGCAATCTATCAGGCGCTGAGTTACGACTACGATCCTGGTCGGGCTGCGCTGCTGGCGATAGTTCAGATGGTGTGCTGTCTTGTACTGGTGCTGCTGAGCCAGCGTCTGAGTAAAGCCATTTCGCCGGGCAGTAACCAGATAACAGGCTGGCGCGATCCCCAGGATAGCCTGCGTAGCCGTATCACCGATATTTCGCTTATTACGCTGGCGCTGCTGCTGATGCTGCCGCCGCTGATGGCCGTTATCATCGATGGCCTGAACCTCAATCTCCTGTCCGTGTTGCAGCAGTCTGTGCTCTGGCAAACGACCTGGACTTCACTGCGCATTGCGCTGGCCGCCGGGTTGCTGTGCGTCATACTGACCATGATGCTGCTGTGGAGCAGTCGCGAGCTTTATGCCTGCCATGCCCGTAAAGCCGGACAGGCGCTGGAGCTAACGGGTATGCTGATCCTGGCCATGCCAGGCATTGTACTGGCGACGGGATTCTTTTTACTTTTCAACAGTACCGTGGGTCTGCCGGAAAGTGCCGACGGCATTGTGATATTTACCAATGCCCTGATGGCGATCCCTTATGCTCTGAAGGTACTGGAAAACCCGATGCGCGACGTTAATAGCCGCTACGCACTGCTGTGTCAGTCACTTGGCATTCAGGGCTGGCAACGGCTGAGAGTCGTCGAACTGCGGGCACTAAAACGCCCTCTGGCACAGGCGCTGGCTTTCGCCTGCGTGCTCTCAATCGGTGATTTTGGCGTGGTCGCGCTCTTCGGCAATGAAGATTTCCGCACGCTGCCATACTGGCTGTACCAGCAGATCGGCTCTTACCGTAGCCAGGATGGCGCCGTCACGGCACTCTTGCTGCTGTTACTCTGCTTTGCCTTATTTACCGTTATCGAAAAACTTCCGGGGCGTGATGTTAAAACTGATTGA
- the thiB gene encoding thiamine ABC transporter substrate binding subunit, whose translation MLKKVLPLLALFALPAIAKPVLTVYTYDSFSADWGPGPVVKKAFEADCNCELKFVALEDGVSLLNRLRMEGKNSKADVVLGLDNNLLEAASQTKLFAKSGVAADAVNVPGGWKNDTFVPFDYGYFAFVYDKNKLKNPPKSLKELVEGDQKWRVIYEDPRTSTPGLGLLLWMQKVYGDKAPEAWQKLAAKTVTVTKGWSEAYGLFLKGESDLVLSYTTSPAYHIIAEKKDNYAAANFAEGHYLQVEVAARTAASKQPELAEKFLKFMVSPAFQNAIPAGNWMYPVTNVALPAGFEQLTKPQTSLEFTPQQVASQRAAWVSEWQRAVSR comes from the coding sequence GTGTTAAAAAAAGTTCTCCCCCTGCTGGCGCTGTTCGCGCTGCCTGCTATTGCGAAGCCCGTTCTGACGGTCTACACCTACGACTCCTTCTCTGCTGACTGGGGCCCAGGCCCGGTGGTGAAAAAAGCCTTTGAAGCGGACTGTAACTGTGAATTGAAATTCGTGGCGCTGGAAGATGGCGTCTCACTGCTCAACCGCCTGCGTATGGAAGGGAAAAACAGTAAAGCCGATGTGGTGCTCGGGCTGGATAACAACCTGCTGGAGGCCGCCTCGCAGACCAAACTGTTTGCCAAAAGTGGCGTAGCTGCAGATGCCGTCAACGTTCCGGGCGGCTGGAAAAATGACACTTTCGTTCCGTTCGACTACGGCTACTTTGCCTTTGTTTACGACAAAAACAAGCTGAAAAACCCGCCGAAAAGCCTGAAAGAGCTGGTGGAAGGCGATCAGAAATGGCGCGTCATTTATGAAGACCCTCGCACCAGCACTCCGGGTCTGGGTCTGCTGCTGTGGATGCAGAAAGTCTATGGGGATAAAGCGCCGGAAGCATGGCAGAAACTGGCCGCCAAAACCGTCACTGTCACTAAAGGCTGGAGTGAAGCCTACGGTCTGTTCCTGAAAGGGGAAAGCGACCTGGTACTGAGTTATACCACCTCCCCGGCCTACCACATCATCGCTGAGAAAAAAGACAACTATGCCGCGGCCAATTTCGCTGAAGGTCATTACCTGCAGGTGGAAGTGGCTGCGCGTACCGCGGCCAGCAAACAGCCAGAACTTGCCGAGAAGTTCCTGAAATTTATGGTTTCACCGGCATTCCAGAATGCCATTCCGGCGGGTAACTGGATGTATCCTGTGACCAACGTAGCATTGCCAGCAGGTTTCGAGCAGCTGACCAAACCGCAAACGTCTCTGGAGTTTACGCCGCAACAGGTCGCTTCACAGCGTGCAGCATGGGTAAGTGAATGGCAACGCGCCGTCAGCCGCTAA
- the sgrR gene encoding HTH-type transcriptional regulator SgrR, with protein sequence MPSGRLQQQFIRLWQCCEGQSKETTLNELADLLSCSRRHMRTLLNTMQQQGWLSWEAEAGRGKRSRLTFLYTGLALQQQRAEDLLEQDRIDQLVQLVGDKAAVRQMLVSHLGRSFRQGRHILRVLYYRPMKNLLPGTALRRSETHMARQIFSGLTRINEENGELEADIAHHWQQLSPLHWRFFLRPGIHFHHGRELEMSDVIDSLQRARALPLYAHVSRIHSPTAWTVDIELSEPDQWLPWLMGYVPSMILPREWASLPHFASQPVGTGPYAVTRNTSNQLKIRAFDDYFGYRALIDEVNVWVLPDISEELSCGLTLEGPTEGEKAVESRLEEGCYYLLFDARSHRGASREVRRWVSHILSPANLIYQAEEQYQTYWFPAYGLLPRWHHARPVHGEKPAGLESITLTYYRDHVEHRFIARIMSKLLAAEGVHLDIQEVDYDEWHRGDIVSDIWLNSANFTLPLDFSLFSHLYEVPLIQHCIERDWQQDAARWRAGEMNLASWCQQLLAQQAIVPLIHHWLMIQGQRSMRGLRMNTLGWFDFKSAWFAPPEP encoded by the coding sequence ATGCCTTCCGGTCGACTGCAACAACAATTTATCCGCCTCTGGCAGTGCTGTGAGGGGCAATCGAAGGAGACCACGCTGAACGAGCTGGCTGACCTGCTCAGCTGTTCTCGCCGTCATATGCGTACCCTGCTTAACACCATGCAACAGCAAGGCTGGTTGAGCTGGGAAGCAGAGGCGGGTCGCGGCAAACGCTCGCGTCTTACCTTTCTCTATACCGGGTTAGCGCTACAGCAGCAGCGTGCAGAAGATTTGCTGGAGCAGGATCGCATCGATCAGCTGGTGCAACTGGTCGGCGACAAAGCGGCCGTACGCCAGATGCTGGTTTCACATCTCGGGCGCAGTTTTCGTCAGGGCCGACACATCCTGCGGGTGCTCTACTATCGGCCAATGAAAAATCTGTTACCCGGCACGGCGTTGCGTCGCTCTGAAACCCATATGGCCCGACAAATCTTCAGCGGCCTGACGCGCATAAATGAGGAAAATGGGGAACTGGAAGCAGATATTGCGCACCACTGGCAGCAACTTTCCCCGCTTCACTGGCGCTTTTTTTTACGCCCTGGCATCCACTTTCACCACGGCCGCGAGCTGGAGATGAGCGACGTCATTGACTCTCTTCAGCGCGCGCGCGCACTTCCTCTGTATGCCCATGTCTCGCGGATCCACTCCCCGACAGCATGGACCGTTGACATCGAACTGTCCGAGCCAGACCAGTGGTTGCCGTGGCTAATGGGCTATGTTCCGTCGATGATCCTGCCGCGCGAATGGGCATCTCTGCCTCATTTTGCCAGCCAGCCCGTAGGGACAGGCCCTTACGCAGTGACGCGCAATACCAGCAACCAGCTTAAAATTCGCGCCTTTGACGACTACTTTGGCTATCGCGCGCTGATCGATGAAGTCAACGTCTGGGTTCTGCCTGACATCAGCGAAGAGCTGAGCTGCGGCTTAACGCTGGAAGGGCCAACCGAGGGGGAAAAAGCGGTTGAAAGCCGTCTTGAAGAAGGCTGCTATTACCTGCTGTTTGACGCTCGCAGCCATCGTGGCGCCAGTCGCGAGGTGCGCAGGTGGGTTAGCCACATTCTCTCTCCGGCTAACCTTATCTATCAGGCGGAAGAGCAATACCAGACATACTGGTTCCCGGCCTACGGCCTGCTCCCACGCTGGCACCACGCCCGACCGGTTCACGGTGAAAAGCCTGCCGGGCTGGAGTCGATCACGTTGACCTATTACCGTGACCATGTGGAGCACCGCTTTATCGCCCGGATCATGAGCAAACTGCTGGCTGCTGAAGGCGTTCATCTCGACATTCAGGAGGTCGATTATGATGAATGGCACCGCGGAGATATCGTCAGTGATATCTGGCTGAACAGCGCCAACTTCACCCTACCGCTCGATTTCTCGCTGTTCTCTCACCTGTATGAAGTGCCGCTGATCCAGCACTGCATCGAACGCGACTGGCAGCAGGATGCCGCCCGGTGGCGAGCAGGTGAGATGAACCTGGCCTCGTGGTGTCAGCAACTGCTCGCGCAGCAGGCGATTGTGCCGCTGATCCATCACTGGCTGATGATTCAGGGTCAGCGCAGTATGCGCGGCCTGCGGATGAACACCTTAGGCTGGTTTGATTTTAAATCCGCCTGGTTTGCCCCGCCGGAGCCATAA
- a CDS encoding glucose uptake inhibitor SgrT: protein MKRSTARQFYQHYFSATKGTSWLARRCAEQRLKTLEELMQWDVTTPTSSR from the coding sequence ATGAAGAGGTCTACCGCACGTCAGTTTTATCAGCACTATTTTTCAGCGACAAAAGGAACGTCCTGGCTGGCCCGCCGGTGTGCAGAGCAACGGCTGAAAACGTTAGAAGAATTGATGCAGTGGGACGTTACAACACCGACCTCTTCCCGCTAA
- a CDS encoding sugar efflux transporter, giving the protein MLWLMTMGRRLNGVYAAFMLVSFMMGVAGALQAPTLSLFLSREVGAQPFWVGLFYTVNAIAGILVSLGLAKRSDSQGDRRKLILFCCAMAVGNALLFAFNRHYLTLITCGVLLASLANTAMPQLFALAREYADNSAREVVMFSSVMRAQLSLAWVIGPPLAFMLALNYGFTAMFSIAAGIFAISLVLIAFALPSVARVEQTTDKPITQVSGWQDKNVRMLFIASTLMWTCNTMYIIDMPLWISSSLGLPDKLAGILMGTAAGLEIPAMILAGYYVKRFGKRRMMVIAVAAGVMFYVGLIFFHSREALLALQLFNAVFIGIVAGIGMLWFQDLMPGRAGSATTLFTNSISTGVILAGVIQGALSQSYGHASVYWMIAAISLVTLGLTCRVKDV; this is encoded by the coding sequence ATGCTCTGGTTGATGACAATGGGGCGACGCCTGAATGGCGTCTACGCCGCTTTTATGCTGGTGTCCTTTATGATGGGCGTTGCGGGGGCGCTACAGGCGCCGACGCTGAGTCTGTTTCTCAGCCGGGAGGTAGGGGCGCAGCCGTTCTGGGTTGGCCTGTTTTATACCGTCAACGCCATTGCCGGGATTCTGGTCAGCCTGGGGCTGGCGAAACGATCGGATAGCCAGGGCGATCGCCGTAAACTGATCCTCTTTTGCTGTGCGATGGCCGTTGGCAATGCGTTACTCTTTGCCTTTAATCGTCATTATCTGACGCTCATCACCTGCGGCGTGCTGCTGGCGTCACTGGCCAATACCGCCATGCCGCAGCTGTTCGCACTGGCGCGTGAGTATGCTGACAATTCCGCGCGGGAAGTGGTGATGTTCAGTTCGGTGATGCGTGCTCAGCTTTCCCTGGCATGGGTTATTGGCCCGCCTCTGGCCTTCATGCTGGCATTGAATTACGGCTTTACCGCCATGTTCTCCATTGCGGCAGGCATTTTTGCGATAAGCCTGGTGTTGATTGCTTTCGCGCTGCCGTCTGTGGCGCGCGTCGAGCAGACAACGGACAAACCCATTACTCAGGTGAGCGGCTGGCAGGACAAAAATGTCCGCATGCTATTTATCGCCTCCACGCTGATGTGGACCTGCAACACGATGTATATCATCGACATGCCGCTGTGGATCAGCAGCTCCCTGGGGCTGCCGGATAAGCTCGCGGGGATCTTAATGGGAACCGCGGCCGGGCTGGAAATTCCGGCGATGATTCTGGCCGGGTATTACGTGAAGCGTTTTGGTAAACGCAGGATGATGGTCATTGCGGTGGCTGCCGGGGTGATGTTCTACGTGGGGCTGATCTTCTTCCACTCGCGGGAAGCGCTGCTGGCGCTACAGCTATTTAACGCTGTGTTTATTGGGATTGTTGCCGGAATAGGCATGCTCTGGTTCCAGGATTTAATGCCTGGCCGTGCGGGCTCGGCGACCACGCTTTTTACCAACAGTATTTCCACCGGGGTGATTCTGGCGGGGGTGATTCAGGGGGCGCTGTCGCAAAGCTATGGACATGCGTCGGTCTACTGGATGATTGCGGCGATTTCGTTGGTTACGCTTGGGCTGACCTGCCGCGTAAAAGACGTGTGA
- a CDS encoding cytochrome b/b6 domain-containing protein, whose translation MNPTIRDTLPHKETPFLRILHILVAVLVLAQIINSNFTESEALGESGLNAIVTWVHVISGFGLIFCGIAMMAWMLTQRGFKYYFAWLALDFSGIVDDIRTLLQRQLPDAHAGGMAATVQGLGVLALLGVALCGAVWFVLNATLGPVSSVTESVLDLHKFLTVFIETYFWAHGFMGLVHMYLTLRAQRKYQYSE comes from the coding sequence ATGAATCCAACAATACGCGATACGCTTCCCCATAAAGAAACCCCTTTTCTTCGCATACTGCACATTCTTGTTGCAGTACTGGTGCTGGCCCAGATTATTAATTCCAACTTTACTGAAAGCGAAGCACTTGGTGAATCGGGTCTGAACGCGATTGTCACCTGGGTTCATGTTATTTCAGGCTTTGGTTTAATTTTTTGCGGTATTGCCATGATGGCATGGATGTTAACCCAGCGCGGATTTAAGTATTACTTCGCGTGGCTGGCACTGGACTTCAGCGGAATCGTTGATGATATTCGCACTCTCTTGCAACGTCAGCTTCCTGATGCTCACGCTGGCGGTATGGCGGCAACGGTGCAAGGCTTAGGTGTACTGGCTCTGCTCGGCGTTGCACTCTGCGGAGCGGTATGGTTCGTGCTGAACGCCACGCTCGGACCGGTTTCATCCGTCACGGAATCCGTATTAGATTTGCATAAATTCCTGACGGTCTTTATTGAGACCTACTTCTGGGCACACGGATTTATGGGTCTCGTGCATATGTACCTGACTTTACGCGCACAGCGTAAATATCAGTATTCGGAATAG